One genomic segment of Drosophila melanogaster chromosome 3L includes these proteins:
- the AsnS gene encoding asparagine synthetase encodes MCGIFAIFSRDGEPIPTQILHGSKHSLRELAYRQSGKHRHRGPDSTGVYVNSLEGVAMIHERLRIIGVEMGDQPFVSEDGNLILVANGEIYNYLELSAEIAKKRGSYNPMSDCHVILELYQDYGKDLLQYITGMFAFALYDRKTKEVLLARDPFGIIPMYVGEDASGNLWVASEMKCLVDTCSKVETFTPGEARFGKVGDFKTCWQFQQSWIKEVPTQTCELSLLRANLEFAVRSHLQCDVQMGALLSGGVDSSLIASIATKIMRERDPNFRLKTFSVGLRDAPDFQAARSVAKYIDSDHKEIIFEIDEALDGIRDIIYHLETYDVTTVRCSLPMLLLARYIKSTGIKMILSGEGADEIFGGYLYFHKAPSYNDFHEELVKRVRQLHLSDCLRANKVAMAKGVELRVPFLDTGFVNHVMQIRPEDKIPGPLNKFGEVQQKRLEKYVLRAAFADNYLPDEVLWRQKEQFSDGVGYDWIDSIRRVATSHVSDQEFSAAALRFPFNTPTTKEAFYYRCIFAEQFPGESAARTVVRWVPRLDWGCPEDPSGRAQAVHQVNKN; translated from the coding sequence ATGTGCGGaatttttgccatattttcGAGGGATGGGGAGCCGATACCCACGCAAATCCTCCATGGAAGCAAACACAGTTTAAGGGAACTGGCCTATCGACAGAGTGGCAAGCATCGGCATCGGGGTCCAGATTCCACGGGGGTCTATGTGAATTCCTTGGAAGGGGTGGCCATGATTCATGAACGCCTGCGAATCATTGGCGTGGAAATGGGCGACCAACCCTTCGTCTCTGAAGATGGTAACCTCATCCTGGTGGCCAATGGAGAGATCTACAATTATCTGGAGCTTTCGGCTGAGATTGCGAAAAAGCGTGGCTCCTACAACCCCATGAGCGATTGCCACGTGATACTGGAACTGTACCAGGATTATGGAAAGGATCTTCTGCAATACATCACTGGAATGTTTGCTTTTGCCTTGTACGATAGGAAGACCAAGGAAGTGCTTCTTGCCCGAGACCCCTTTGGCATTATACCCATGTATGTGGGTGAGGATGCGTCGGGAAACCTTTGGGTGGCCTCGGAGATGAAGTGCCTGGTGGATACCTGCTCCAAAGTGGAGACTTTCACACCTGGCGAGGCTCGTTTCGGTAAAGTTGGTGACTTTAAAACATGCTGGCAGTTTCAGCAGTCTTGGATCAAGGAGGTGCCCACACAAACCTGCGAATTATCCCTACTGCGAGCCAACTTGGAGTTTGCCGTGCGCAGTCATCTGCAGTGCGATGTTCAAATGGGAGCCCTGCTATCCGGCGGAGTGGATTCCAGTCTTATAGCCTCCATAGCCACGAAGATAATGCGCGAACGGGATCCCAACTTCCGGCTGAAAACATTCTCTGTGGGTCTAAGGGATGCACCCGACTTCCAGGCGGCCAGGAGTGTGGCCAAATATATAGACAGCGATCACAAGGAGATCATATTCGAGATCGACGAAGCTCTGGATGGCATTAGGGATATTATTTACCACCTTGAAACCTATGATGTGACCACAGTGAGATGTAGTTTGCCCATGCTGCTACTAGCTAGATATATCAAGAGCACAGGCATCAAGATGATCCTCTCCGGCGAAGGAGCCGATGAGATCTTTGGAGGGTATTTATACTTCCACAAGGCCCCAAGCTACAACGATTTCCACGAGGAGCTGGTGAAGAGAGTGCGCCAGCTGCATTTATCCGATTGTTTGCGGGCCAACAAGGTGGCCATGGCCAAGGGCGTGGAGCTGCGAGTGCCCTTTCTGGACACGGGGTTCGTTAACCATGTGATGCAAATCCGACCGGAGGATAAGATACCCGGACCCCTCAACAAATTCGGGGAAGTACAGCAAAAGCGATTGGAGAAGTATGTCCTGCGAGCTGCCTTTGCGGATAACTATCTGCCCGATGAAGTCCTCTGGCGCCAGAAGGAGCAGTTCTCCGACGGAGTGGGCTACGATTGGATCGACAGCATCCGCAGGGTGGCCACCAGCCATGTCAGCGATCAAGAATTCTCCGCAGCCGCCCTACGCTTCCCCTTTAACACGCCCACAACCAAGGAGGCCTTCTACTATCGCTGCATTTTCGCCGAACAATTCCCCGGAGAATCGGCGGCCCGAACCGTGGTCAGATGGGTGCCACGCCTCGATTGGGGCTGTCCGGAGGATCCATCCGGACGGGCACAGGCCGTCCACCAGGTCAACAAAAACTGA